The following coding sequences lie in one Desulfocurvibacter africanus subsp. africanus DSM 2603 genomic window:
- a CDS encoding ABC transporter ATP-binding protein, whose protein sequence is MKPVLDVQKISMDFGGLRALNEVDLVINQGEIVALIGPNGAGKTTFFNCVTGIYEPTEGSVMITPPGKESKRINGLKPNQVTELGMARTFQNIRLFPSMTVLENVMIGRHCRTKTSVFGAVLRTPRARREEEEVVDRSYALLKRVGLGKYYSELSSNLPYGAQRRLEIARAMATDPFLLLLDEPAAGMNPHETEDLKRLVVRIREEDKLSILLIEHDMKMVMSLSDRIYVMEYGKKIAEGTPKEVRANPRVIQAYLGEEENA, encoded by the coding sequence ATGAAACCGGTTCTCGACGTACAAAAGATAAGCATGGACTTTGGCGGCCTGCGGGCGCTGAACGAAGTCGACCTGGTCATCAACCAGGGCGAGATCGTGGCCCTGATCGGCCCCAACGGCGCGGGCAAGACGACCTTTTTTAACTGCGTCACGGGCATTTACGAGCCAACCGAAGGCAGCGTGATGATCACGCCGCCTGGCAAGGAGAGTAAGCGTATCAATGGCCTAAAGCCCAATCAGGTCACTGAGTTGGGGATGGCGCGCACTTTCCAGAACATTCGGCTCTTCCCTTCCATGACAGTGCTGGAAAATGTCATGATCGGCCGGCATTGCCGCACCAAGACCTCGGTTTTTGGCGCGGTGCTGCGCACGCCACGCGCCCGCCGCGAGGAGGAAGAGGTGGTGGACCGCAGTTACGCGCTGCTCAAGCGCGTGGGGTTGGGCAAGTACTATAGTGAGTTGTCCAGCAATTTGCCTTATGGCGCTCAACGCAGGTTGGAAATCGCTCGGGCTATGGCCACGGATCCTTTCCTGCTCCTGCTGGATGAGCCCGCCGCAGGCATGAACCCTCATGAAACCGAGGACCTTAAGCGTCTGGTTGTGCGTATTCGCGAGGAGGATAAACTGTCCATCCTGCTTATCGAGCATGACATGAAGATGGTCATGAGCCTGTCTGACCGCATCTATGTCATGGAATACGGCAAGAAGATCGCCGAGGGCACGCCCAAGGAAGTTCGCGCCAACCCACGGGTCATCCAGGCCTACCTC